In Eremothecium gossypii ATCC 10895 chromosome V, complete sequence, the genomic stretch GTGTTGCTGGGTAGTATGGTGAAGGCCGATCCACAGACTGTGCAGCACAGTCTGGAAAGGGACGAGGACTCATACTATATCAGCGAAAGGTTCGGCGATGGTGATCTGTGCTCGCTACTTGAGGAAGACCGAACCGTTGAAGTCCAGTACCGGTGTAAGTATGATACTCCTCTCGAGATCATATTGGACCTTAAGGAATACGAAACCTGTCGGTATACGATGCTAGTGTCTATTCCCAGCTTATGTGAGCTTCCAGAGTTTGGACCGTACACTAGGCAAACACCAGCTAACACTATCTACTGCACAGCGCCCGCGACGCCAGAGTTCAACATCGCAACGCTAGTAGAAGCCTACAAACCTACGTTTCTCGGCCATGGCTTCTACCACTTGGCCCCACACGCGAACTTGACTCACAAAGAAACAACAGCCATGTTGATGTATCATCAGCAGCCAATCCCTGGTAATGAAGAAGACGATGGGACGATGGACAGTGCCTTTATTAAGCACTCAACTATGGCATACATGCAGCTTCTTGAAATGGGGCTATTGAACGGTCCCGATGGCCTGCCATTTTCAGAGGAAGGGAATTTCACAGTTTATGCGAAAGTTATTGGCTTCGACGGCGGACTGATAACTGTAACCAGATTCCAGATTTCTCATGGGGAAGTAATAATAGATCATGTAGTTCCCGAGGTTTTAGAGGACATGGAACAAGGGAATTCCGAGGACTATGAACAGCAGGCGCCAGAACAACTAGATGAAGAAGAGGCAGAATTAACTAGCCAATCGGATGATCCAGCTATTATGCGAGTGCATTTGCAAGAATTTATTACACCAGAATATGATGCTATAGAATAGCAGTGATACGATTTTAACCTCGCATATCAGGAACTCGTGGAACAGTGCCCTCTTCCTCATTATAAAAATGAGCCATTATATTTATCCATTATAAGAACGATTAAACTTCGTACTAGGGAAGCAGGTAGAATATTATATGTCGAATATAAATTGATTTGCACTGAATAATACACTGAGTTAACATGATGGCAGTACATATATACATTAGTTGTCATAGTAATTGACGCTTTTTCATTAAGGGTTCGTGACTTCGAGCGAAGTTGTCGCGAATGCCTGGGAGTGACTAGTTGACTCGTGGTAGACTCAAGGAAAATGATCCGTTGGGTGAGGTGGTATTAAATCCAAAACCATTTTCGTAATCGTTCAAATCTGCAGCGGGAGAGCCAAAAAGCCCATCTACTGCCGGGTCGGTATCTTGGGAAGTCGAAGTATTGGGGGGCTTTGCGCTGCCAGTCCCTTTCTGATCTGCTGGTTGTACAAGCTCATCAGGCAACAGGTATGCCTCCGTAATTGGCTTTTTCTTGTAATTTGCATTAATCTTCCCAGTTGGGGGTAATCTGGCTCTGGTAGCCCCTTTACTCTTCGGTAGTTCATCGTCCTCTAGTATAGGAAAGGTAGGACTATCGTAGTTCTCAGGTACCTGATCTGCATTTTTGCTTTTAGCCAATTTCAGATGGTATAAATTACAGCGATCATATGCCTTCGTGAGAAGAGGAGTAACAAGACCTAAGTAGGAGCGTGAGTCAAGCGATTCCTTTGTTATTTTATGATAAACCACACTATCAAATTCCTCAGCTTGTATTTTCTTATCCTTCTCCTTCGTTTGGGCGCCCTTACTTCTGAATTGAAACGTCAAGAGCTGAAGAGGAACGGCATTGCTTAAGACACCAAACTCCTTCTCTAGACCTAATTCCTTGAACCCGAAAAAATCATCACCTGTAAGTTCCGTCGAGAAATCACCGGTTAGGAAACTTTGGCTTTCATCCTCAAAATTACGTTCAGATAGATCCTGCAGAGTAGGTCTGAGCAAATCCTTGAGAAAGTTATTCAACTTGTGTTTAATGTCGCTTAGCTTCCGGGTCTTCTTAGTAAACTCAGTCTCGATATATGTATACAAATCATCTGGCCTGTTAATCCCATTTTCTAATAGCGACATACACAAAATCTGATCGGCCTTTCTTTTGTTAAGGGAATTTGTTTCATAATGGATCTTAACTGATTTGATCAAGTTGGATATGTAATCGCCTGCGATCTCAGTCAACGCGTTGATTGCAGTGGGTTCGGTGCTTTCAAATCCGTGTGACATCGCAATCTTCGACACATTCTTATGCATAATCCTCCAGGCGAGTTGTTTGTCGTTTCTAAAGTTGCGTGTCTCCAACTGCGAAACAGGGTCCAAATCAAGATCATCATTAATTGCTGCCATCTTTAGTCGCTGCGGAAAAGGTGTTGATTTGGATTGAGACTGGTTTTGGAGCATTCTTATTAAAGATATTTTATGGCAAATTCCTCTTATCTCATATATGAGTTGTATATTCCTGTTCATCTTAGGTGTGAGACCAACATCTTTGTTTTGGAGAAATATACTCTTCTTTCGGTCCGAATGGTCGAGGATTTTCTTAACCATTGCTTCCTCTTCTTTATCAAGCATTTCGCTACTAACACCCTTATGAATAATATCAGGATAAGTGTTTATCACATTATATTCAGTTAAGAAAAGAGAGTTGTCAAAATCAACTTCTTCAGCATCTTTCTCCAAGTTATTCCCAATCGCTTGCTGCGACTCGTGTGATTCCAACGAATCCTGATGGTTCTCCTGTTTTATAACTGCACCAAACCCATTCTTCATCATAGATTCTTGCTCTGCTTGTTTTCTTTCCTGCTCAGCCCTCTGTTGTTCCTTATATTCCCTCAACGCATGCTGAAATTCTTTCATTTTAGACGGGTTCCTCAACATCGCAGTTGCGTCACCATTAAGCCTTCCGTGTTTAAATAAATCGGATCTTCTGATGCATATTTCCGCTCTCACCTTCGCCGTTAAGTTTTTCCATGTAGATAGCTCAAAGTCATCATCCCCGTCATCTTTTTCAGTGTATAGATTCTGTGAtacttctccttcttcctcttcctcttcttcctcttcttcctcGTCTATATGATCTTCGCCTGTCAGTTCATTGTCTATTCCATAATTGGGTTCAACTTTCGGCTTGGGCTCCTTTTGCTGGCTATGATCTTCCTGGATACGTTTCTGTCCATCTGCCAATCCCGTTTTCTCATCAGTAGCTTGCGAACCGGGCACAGTATGGATTTGTTTTGAGCTAATTGCATTACTACCGTCACGATCTTCAAGAGGTCCTTTGCCAGCATGACTTTCCGAAGATTTCGAGCGTTTACCTGCAGGCGCACTCTTACCCCGTTTATCTGCAGGAATGTAGTCCTCATCgtcttcatcttcctgtatcGTCTGTATGCCTCTCCTCACGATGCCGCCCTTACGGCCTGTCCCTACCACCTCTTCATCATCCTCCTCCTCATATCTACCCTCTTTTTCCAGTTCTTTCTCCACCTCATACCTATCTCTAACCACAATATCAGGGATAAACGGTATTAATTGCTGTGACTTTTTTTGCATAGCAATCGCATGGGCTCTAAGGAAATGCTTGGGGTCGGAATTATAAGTTAAACAATTCTTCCATATCAGCATAATGTCATCAGTAAACTGTTGCTTAGATCGATACTGAAATGTTTTTAGCTTTTTCAGTACTGTATTTAGGTCCATTGGCTTCTTGATGATCTGATAGTAGTTCGGTGCATCTCTTTTGGATACTTTGTTTAGGAAGGCAGTAGAGTGTTCTGTATAATTTCTAAGTTCTAGAACAACCTTCTCACATGCATCATAAAGTTCTTCTTGCCCGATTTTGTCATCAGAAGCCCATTTGGATCTATTCTTCCTCACATCCATGATCAAATGTTTTAACTCATAATCGGATATTGTGAGCTTCGACTTATTCTCCTGTATTTTGGCCAGAAGATGTTTCAAAGACAAATTAGTTACGCCGAGATTTACTGGAAGACTGGAAATGGAGTTACGAGACTTCTTAACATCTGGCTCACTGTCTTCAATTATTGAATCGATGCCAGCCTCCTCGTTAGCCTTATCGCTATACTTTCTTTTCTTGTCGTATTCTAATAGCTTGTCATTCTCCTCCAACTTCAATCTCTTCAGAAGTGTTTCCTTATCGTTTTCAAAGTTATGGTAGATTTTGTTGAAGTTTTCAACGATATCCTGAGTCTTATTTACTCGCAGCTTCGGAAGCGTGTCCTTAGAAATTTGTAGGTGAACCACTAGCTTCCCCTGACTGTCAGTCTGTAGTTCAATGTTTGTATTACGTTCTGAGGTATCTCTAGTAACACTGGATGCGGCGGGCTCACTGTTATCGTCTTCGTCGAAGTCATAATCATCGTCCTCTTCGCGCACATTCAAATCGCCAGCCACGGCACCAGCGGAATTGGCCAAAGGGTGCGCATTGTCATCCTCCTTGTCCTCGCCCTCCCCCAGAATAACATACTCCAGTGGATCATGATCATGGTCGGTCGGATACAAAGCATCGATCGCAAACTGCCATAGAACATAGCGAATCTTCAAGGAGAGGTTGCCGATGAACTCGGCACCATCTGTGTTCTGCTTCAATTCCTCAAGATCTAGCTCTGAAAAATCTGTCACATTGCTTTCCGTGCTGTAATCCGCACCTTCGTCGCTACTCGATCCGTTTACC encodes the following:
- the YOS9 gene encoding Yos9p (Syntenic homolog of Saccharomyces cerevisiae YDR057W (YOS9)), giving the protein MWRWSTGVRTMLGYAMCFLALGSALTVRLHSTRTNLPQYLTREIGDDEFEELLRSSASAGHKWHVEQFVDGSRCYVPETEQNMAPVPDDLLERGIKLVEEATVGKKLEYLPISYWGYKFINSELNKTVIQHKDQHQVLLGSMVKADPQTVQHSLERDEDSYYISERFGDGDLCSLLEEDRTVEVQYRCKYDTPLEIILDLKEYETCRYTMLVSIPSLCELPEFGPYTRQTPANTIYCTAPATPEFNIATLVEAYKPTFLGHGFYHLAPHANLTHKETTAMLMYHQQPIPGNEEDDGTMDSAFIKHSTMAYMQLLEMGLLNGPDGLPFSEEGNFTVYAKVIGFDGGLITVTRFQISHGEVIIDHVVPEVLEDMEQGNSEDYEQQAPEQLDEEEAELTSQSDDPAIMRVHLQEFITPEYDAIE
- the SPT7 gene encoding SAGA histone acetyltransferase complex subunit SPT7 (Syntenic homolog of Saccharomyces cerevisiae YBR081C (SPT7)) produces the protein MHEVPIVNYQRSSTWRLLKLAESLHSRDIFGQYLSPPQLIVLNHILDIPDAASKRMVWEQLIRGNVVLNVEKTEEHGSPENAAAEGDEGDVAPAIAPSPATEATVNGSSSDEGADYSTESNVTDFSELDLEELKQNTDGAEFIGNLSLKIRYVLWQFAIDALYPTDHDHDPLEYVILGEGEDKEDDNAHPLANSAGAVAGDLNVREEDDDYDFDEDDNSEPAASSVTRDTSERNTNIELQTDSQGKLVVHLQISKDTLPKLRVNKTQDIVENFNKIYHNFENDKETLLKRLKLEENDKLLEYDKKRKYSDKANEEAGIDSIIEDSEPDVKKSRNSISSLPVNLGVTNLSLKHLLAKIQENKSKLTISDYELKHLIMDVRKNRSKWASDDKIGQEELYDACEKVVLELRNYTEHSTAFLNKVSKRDAPNYYQIIKKPMDLNTVLKKLKTFQYRSKQQFTDDIMLIWKNCLTYNSDPKHFLRAHAIAMQKKSQQLIPFIPDIVVRDRYEVEKELEKEGRYEEEDDEEVVGTGRKGGIVRRGIQTIQEDEDDEDYIPADKRGKSAPAGKRSKSSESHAGKGPLEDRDGSNAISSKQIHTVPGSQATDEKTGLADGQKRIQEDHSQQKEPKPKVEPNYGIDNELTGEDHIDEEEEEEEEEEEGEVSQNLYTEKDDGDDDFELSTWKNLTAKVRAEICIRRSDLFKHGRLNGDATAMLRNPSKMKEFQHALREYKEQQRAEQERKQAEQESMMKNGFGAVIKQENHQDSLESHESQQAIGNNLEKDAEEVDFDNSLFLTEYNVINTYPDIIHKGVSSEMLDKEEEAMVKKILDHSDRKKSIFLQNKDVGLTPKMNRNIQLIYEIRGICHKISLIRMLQNQSQSKSTPFPQRLKMAAINDDLDLDPVSQLETRNFRNDKQLAWRIMHKNVSKIAMSHGFESTEPTAINALTEIAGDYISNLIKSVKIHYETNSLNKRKADQILCMSLLENGINRPDDLYTYIETEFTKKTRKLSDIKHKLNNFLKDLLRPTLQDLSERNFEDESQSFLTGDFSTELTGDDFFGFKELGLEKEFGVLSNAVPLQLLTFQFRSKGAQTKEKDKKIQAEEFDSVVYHKITKESLDSRSYLGLVTPLLTKAYDRCNLYHLKLAKSKNADQVPENYDSPTFPILEDDELPKSKGATRARLPPTGKINANYKKKPITEAYLLPDELVQPADQKGTGSAKPPNTSTSQDTDPAVDGLFGSPAADLNDYENGFGFNTTSPNGSFSLSLPRVN